The sequence below is a genomic window from Xylocopa sonorina isolate GNS202 chromosome 15, iyXylSono1_principal, whole genome shotgun sequence.
TGGCGTATACCTTGCATTGCATCGATTCTCCATTCTCGTACAATTCAGGGGATAGAGAGAACAAGTTGTAAGTCTGAAGCTCCGTATTTATTCTGTTATCCAGATCAGCCTTCACGTGATTTACTTGATCCACCATCGAGTTTAGATTTTTCAACAGTTTCTCGCAGCTTTGAGCGTAGTCGGTAATGTTCAAAGAGTTCCAGTTGAAACGCATCACTCCAGGCTGAATATACTTTTCAATCTCCAATAGTGTGTTTCTTAGCAATTGTATCTGTAACGTAAAAGAAGCAGCAATTCACTAAGAGATTCCATTAAAACTAACTTAACTACCTACTAAGTACTCGATGCTTACATCCGCTTTATCCATTTTATCGATCATTTCGTTGTATTGATCGATCACTCGTTGCATAATTTCGAGGTCTCTTCTCAGTCGATCTTTCTGAATACTGGCGTCCTTCACTATAGGTGACAATTCGAAACCTAATTGCTCCATCAATTCAGCCTGCGATGAACAAATCAATGTGTCACGTGAAACGACGACCGACGACAGAGAAGATGGATATACCTCGTGAATAATTTCAAAGACATCCCAGTCGAAGTTCAGTTCGAATCGAAGCTGGCACTCGACGAGAATCGAGCCGCTCATAAATTCTGTCCAAGTGATTTTCGTCCCTTGAAGAGGTTGCTTTTCCGAGGAGGATACATAGGATTTTTGATCCCTGTGGGATGCCAGCGACCCTTTCGTCTCAGCCTTCGCGTCCAATTTAACTAGCCCCTTGGTTCCTCCGGAACTACCCGTTTctatatgaaaaaaaaagaaataaaaaaaattcacgAATAATATCGATATCAGGAATCAGAAATCAGGAGCATCTCGAGCGTTTAATCACCGATGCTTGGTTTGGATATCGCAGGCTCGGTTTTTTGGAGCGATCCTTGAGGAGTCGATCCTGGAGATCCAAAGTCTTTGTTTCTCGCCTTTTTCGAGATGTGAATTGTTTCGAGATTCTTTGCGCTTTGCAATTTCTCAGCGTCCGGGAACGTTAATAAACCTGAAATCAATTGAAATCACTGTCGTTCCTACCACGACGATCGGATCGAATTTGATTTTCGAAAATATAGAAGATGGTTAACCTTTGTCCGGTTCGGAGCGTACCATCCTCAGGATGCTCCTCTTCATCGTGTTCATCACGACGAATTGTGCCCTGTCTGCCCAAGACTGAAACTTGAATTCCTCGTACCCTTTCATCTGTTTAGCTATTTCGTAATATTGACCGAAAGCTAGAACTTTCAGCTTGCTGTGCTTTAATTCTGGAACGTTTTGGAGGGTCAACACTGGTCTTCTCAGACGGTGGAACAATTGCCTGACCCAATATATGGCACCAGCCATTGGTGGGTGATACGTTAGCAGCGGAGgtcgtcgttttcctatatcATTAATATCTTAACCGTTTCAACGAGCACGTTGAAATGTTCAATAATGTTAAAAGCTCTCTGCTTTTTATTACCTCTGTTGAATAATCCTTCGACGATACTGACTTCCTTGCTGAACTGTTGCATGATAACGTCAAACTTTCTTAGCAGCTGCTTTCGTATAGTAGCCCTAGTCTTGGTCTCCTTGAACTTTAACAGCATCTTTAACGCGTCCTCCGCGTTGATCAATACCATGAAGCACTCGTCGATAAAGAACTTGGCCTCGTTCTCGAGGTAATGAACCTCCTCGTAGAATAACGACATGGTAGCCTCCCAGTTCTCCTTGTTGAACTCGTCGAAGATGTTGTAATCCGCATCCAGAATCGGGACCATCAGTCTGTCGACTCGTTTAATTATAGTGTCGATCTGCGCTGGGTCGCTGATGATCGATTTCAAGTAATCCCCGAAGATGTTGTGGAAATCTTGGAGCACCCCAGCGACCTGGTTCAAACCGTCGCAGACCTCAGCTATATACTCGGTTCCTTTGAATAACCGATTCTGATCAAACTCCCATCGCGTCCCTTTCCCGGACAGCTCGATGTCCTCTCGATTCTTCAGGTAGGACTGCTTCCAGCTCTTCAGCATCGCGCGGCCTTCTCCCGTCTTCCGCAgaatcacgttcaaaggtttcctTTCTCGAAAATACGAAATATCATCGAATCGGTTGGGTTTCATCCGCGAAACGATTCTGAACAATCTGATAATAATCTACTTGAAAAGATCGTGGATGGACAAATGGTTTACGACACTTTGACAGAGTTGCCATGAAATCCTTTCCAACAGGCCCATCATTTTCTCCTCGTTAGAGTAGTAGCCCGAGAGTATCCAAATCATTCTTAACCCCTCCGTCAGCGGAGGGATCGCCCGATTGATCGTTCTGAAGCAGTCCGACTCTGTCATTAGCTGGAACAAGCGTATCAATCGCACGTATTATTTAACGAGCTCCTTCTCCGATCTATACTACCTTTAAGTGTCTGGTGACAGTCAGCAAGAATCGATTATTGTCTCTGGCTTCCGTGTAAACTCTCCACAGGTCGGAGTAGAAGTATTCGAAATTTGAAGCGATCGGCGAAAGCATCTTGTTCAATAGTTGCAAAATCCGTTTCGCCACGGGCGTCTTTAATTGTTCCACGAGCATCAATAATCCTGTCTCGCGATCCTGCCAGTAATCACACTCGGCCAGCGGACCTTTACCTTGCGGCATTCTTATTTGAAACGATTCCAAAACCTGTTATCATTAtttgtttaattatttttttttttttttttttttttcaccgttGCACGAGAATCACCGATTCACCTTCTCTATGTGCACTCCCCAGGACATGAGCACCTCTTCGAGTTGCTCGATTACTCGCTTGTTCTTCTCCAACGTTTCGTCGGTGATGTTCGGATCATCGAGTTCCGGAATGTTTGGCATTGTAAGCAAAATATCGCCTTCGATATGTTCCAGCGTCCTAACGGGCAAGTGGAGAAATGAAATTTTTGCATCTTTATTCATCGAAAAATCGAAGCTACGCCGATTTCGATACAAATTTACTAACCACTCGACGTTTTTTATCAATTTGTCCAAATAGCGCAAAATTTCGTTCTTAGTCTGATCGATCGACACGTGCTTCTCCGGTGGTTCCGCGGTATCTCGATCTGCTCTACTAGCTCTATCGTCGAAACTCACCACGGACATCTTCACAGACTTTGATTTCACTTTGCTCTCCCTCTCTACATCCGGGGACTTGTAAAACTGGACGAAACTCGGTGCCGTCAGATCCCGTTTTTCTTCACCGGCTTCGTCTTCGTCTTGATCTTCACCGCGTAGCCTCGTAGCCCCCATTTTAGCCACCACAATGGACGCTCTACGAAATTCCGACGGCCTTTTGAACAGCGAGCTCTAGTCGACAGATTTGGAAAGTTGCACAGATCATTTCGCCTCGTTTCGCTTCATTTTCTTTCCTATTGCTTACGTACTCGAGTCGCTATGATCTCCGTTAGACTTGGAACACCTTCACCGATATCGGAGTCAATCACTTCCTCTTTGTAAGCTTCTGCGAGCTGAGGTCCTTTGAACTGAGAATCTATCAGTGGTTTAAATACCTGgacagaaaataaaaaaaaatcgagtTTCTTTAATCTCTTCTCAAATCTTAACGAGTTATCATTGAGTAGTGGTACTTCGACGAGCATCCTGTTCAAAGAAACCAAAAGCTTCCCCTGCAAATTTCCAACCGCAAGGTAACGCGTGATCTGATCAAGACATTCCTCGTAGGAATCAAAATTTGGCACACCCTCGTCGGTCGTCCTCAGGAAGTAGAACAATGTGACGTCTTGCAGATCCATTCTGGTGCCATCTATTTCGCCGCAGATCATGTCAAGTATCGGAGTTTTTCGAACCCTTTCCACCAGTTTCTACAATTTATTTGACACCATTTTCCTTTCCGTATTTAAATTCAGTCGAGACAAGTACCTTTTTCTTGACGTATTTGTGCTCTTCTCCTGGTGGCGGTGGAACCAGGATTGACTTGTCTAGAAGAAGAATTTCAAGGAGATGCATAAACTTTCAAATAATCTCTATATCGAGCACTTTACCAGTATCGTCTCCTCTTTTGGCTATGGTATCACCGCTTCCAGTTTCTCTCGCTTCCTTCGACTCCTTAAACTCGATCGACTCTTGCCGTTCAACGTTCTCgtcttcttcctcctcgtcgGCGTCTTCGAGTTCCTCGTCGCTGGGGCCACTTATCGTCGACTTTTGCTCCGATCGAATCGTCGTCGCGGACTCCTCCAATTGACGGAGGAGTGCCAGCGGGTCGACCTTTGATACCTTCGCTTTGCTTTTCTTaaacttcttcctcttcttctccttcgCTAATTCGAATTTCGATGCTTTCCCTGTTAATAGTTTTAATCGATCCATTAATCGAAGTACTATCCGCGCGATtctcttccttgcagggaaaaaaaggggaagaaaGATATGGATAGGACGCTTACTTTCCCAGAATGGAACTTCTTCCTGGACGATTTCAGTTAGATAAGTGCAGTAGAAGAAGATCACCTTTCTCTCGAGATCGGTCACGCCATAAATATCGAGTATCAAAAAATTCAGCAGCTTGTCCTCCAAGTATCGATCGTTCGCCTAACGTTTCGACGAATAATAATTTAGACCTTTGGAGATGATACTAATGATAATTCTACTTGAAATGATAATGTCAAATCGAAATTTACGTTTAAAAGTTTGTAGAAGAGAAGCTCGTGACCGGTTATTCCCAGAAATTTCATCACTTTGTCTCGTATCCATCTGATACTGCGAaatgtaattatttattttattccattGGAAAGCGAACGATCGAAATAAAATGTTCTGTTATTACCGATAGTCCATGTGCACCACAGAATGTCTACTTGCTACATCGTCATCGAGATCGGTATCTCCTTCGTTTACGACGTCTGTTCTTTTTATCTCCGTCTTTGATTCTTCCATCTTTGAAAATATTAGCGTTAACCTTTACACACACTCCAACTTTACACCCTGAATTGATTAAACATGGACGATCCGCGAGTATTTTCGTGCGTATCGATGTTGCCATGGCAGGCAAACAAAGTTGTACGCGCAAAGAAACGATGGAATAGCAAACAATTCTTTTCGatgaaataattaatttctTAATTGAAACTTTATGCTAGATAATGGAAAGGAGTTTTATTCGCAACGAAGgagtatatttaaaaaaaactcGTTACACTGTTGGGTTACATAAGGTACAGTTGAATAGTCGTACAGTATTTTTTGCTATTGCTCGTAATACACACATACATCGACGCACACATCTACGAATCTACTACGTATCGCTTTTATATCGAAACCCTGTTCCTTGTCATTGGTAGGATACGAAGTTGGtaataaaataatttcatttcttcaagCAATTCCTTCATCGTTACAATCGAATGAAAACAGAATTACCTCCTGAAGGCCAATTAGACAATTtacaattatattattattctaTACATGTTACAGCTAGAtctatcttaaaacgagaattttACAAGTGCTTCGTTACTATGTTAGTTGCTCTAATTACAACCAAGAGTATTCTAAAGAGAAGCTAATTACACACGCGTAACCTTCCTTCCCTCGTTCAAACTTCTTCACCTTCTAATCGCGATTACAATGATCATTTCTCATAGAATCGGAAATTTGAAGCAAACAGAAAGTTGAAGAAGGATAAGATTGGACAGCAAGACATCACAGATTTGATCACTCTAAAGCTAAGTTTTAAATCTTTCCTAAAGTTTCGTTCCTCTTCAGAATCGTCTCCTTCTTCTCGCTTTCCGCTGTCTGCGGTTCGATCAATCCCCCCAGGACAGCCTCGACGTACTCCTCCCTCCCCTCGTCGGTATCGAGGGAAAACCCGATCGATGGTAAGAACTCTGTCTTGACGACTGTCTTCGCGGACTCTGTGGTAAGGGTGGCAAGAGTCTTCGGCGTGGAAGTGGTAGCGAGAACGGTCGAGGCGGTGGTAGCCTCGGTCGTTTCGGGTCCACCTTCCTTCCCGTAAACCGGTTGTCCAAAGTTCTGCGCCAATTCACCTAGAATCTCCTCTTTCGATCGAGGAAGGAAAGTACTCGACTCTCTGGGATCGATCCGCTCGACTCGGGAATGAGACTTCGGTTCTGCTGCTACCAGAGTGCCCGCGATAGAAAATGGCCGGGGAACTCGGTCCAGTTTCAGTAACTCGGACATCAATTGAAGAAGACTGACCGTATTCGTCGAGTCATTGCCGAACAGTCGAGACTGATCTCCGTTCTCCACAGCAGTTCTCATTGCAGTAGTATCCATTTTCTCCATTTCTCCTACCACTTCTGGCATGCGATGGATCTCTGGCTCCACAGACTTGATCACCTCCAACCGGTGCTCTTTGTCGTTTAGGGTCGAGGTTTCTTTCCCGTGTTGGGCTACCAACTTGCTGATCAAGTCCTCCCCAGACGGAACCAGATCTTCACCTTTGTTCACTGTTAACGTTACTTGATAGGGTGAGTTATTTTTCTCGATCGTCTCCTCGATTTGTTTTAGAGTCTCCGGTCTGATGGACCCGAAGAAAGCATTCACCGCAGTCGAAGCTTCTATATCGCTCTTTTCGCTCTCAATCTTTGGTTCCTCTGCGTTTCTGGGGGTAACAGCCCTCCAAGTTGACTCCGACGAGTTCTCTTCGAACGGTTTAACCGTTGAACTGACACCCGAAGAGTAATTCGCAGTCCTCTGCTCGACATCGGTCTCGCCGctatttaaattaaaataattatccAACTGTTCGGGGTCGCCCGAAGGACCTGCGTTAGCATGGTTACTCGTCGCGCCCAAGTTTTCGTCGGGGGAGGAAGTCGAAGGTTGCTCGACGTACTCGTCGGAATAGGTACTCTTCGTTCCCGAATACGGCCCATCGTGCAAGGTCGAGTAACGAATCAGCAAACTGGGTACTTCGGACAGATCCGGCACCTTTATCTGGAATTTAGTTTTTTCAAGGGGTTTTAGGAGCTCGGCTGGTCTGGAGGTGTGGGGGTCGTTCGAAAGTTCAGGATCGACGTTGGTTTCATTGTACCGATCGCTTGGACCATTTAACGATACCGAAGAGCCGAGAGTATCGCGAGTACTCGTCGTGCTCGCCTTTATAGTACTTTCTATAACCGATGGGGTGGTTGAAGGTACGTTAAAAACGTTGGTCGCGTCGCCTGAAATTTCTTCCCGATCAgctttcttctctctttgaTCGTTTCTTTGGTATCGTTCAGTTGTCTCCCTTTGCCTCGGTTCACCAGTTTTATACGAATCAGCGGACGGTGGTTCAATCGATTGCTCGAACTGTTCTTTCGTTTCATGGTTCGCAGGATTCTGATCCTGAACGGAGATCTCTCTGAACGATTGGCGCAACGCTTGGCCCAGACCGATGCTACCCCTGGTTTCAAACTCATCGACGGTTCCATCGTTTCTGTAAACGGCCGACAAAGGACTTGTTCCATTCAACGCTCCAGTTCGATTCGAATCGAAGTCGGCAACTCTGACTTGGAACCTCTCCCTGGACTGTCCGAGACTTCTGCTCTCCTCGCTATCGGAGTCCTCGTAATCGTCCTCGTAACTTTCTTGCCTGAAACTGTGATCGTCATCGTTCGAGAACACTCTGGTCGGCGGGGTGACGAAGCTTTTCGTCCTGCTGCGCGAGAAATAATAGTCGCTGCTGTCTATCACCTGATCCAGCTTGTTGTAGGCCAAGGTAGACGGTCTGAAAGTGGTGGGAACCGTCGGGGAGTAGAATCTTCTAGTGGTAGTGGTTACAGTGGGCACCGTGGGCGCGTACGACGGTTGGAACTGATCGGTGAACTCGTTCTTCTTCCTTTGGGGATCGTTAATCTTTTGCACGCGAACTATCGGCGAATCTTCGTACGGAGAGCCGGATTTGTCGCCAGGGTAGAATTTCTCTTGATAGTTCCGACTGTGCTCGAATTTTTTGCCCTTCAGCTGATACGGTGGGAGGAAATCCCTACTGACAGGCCTAGGATAGTCCTCGAAGTTGGCCTTTAGGTCGTTTCCGTTCGCGTCCACCGGTGAATAGTCTATAATTGGTGGTGGACTCCTTTGGTAGTCAACCACGATCCCCGTTCGGTCGGGGTCGACCAGACCGTCCTTGGTCACGTCTGTCCCCGATTGAAGGCTGATCATGGCGTAGGCGTTTCGAATCATCTCGTCGTCGTCTTGCTGGTAACTGTTCCGGTTCACGTCTATGTACTTGCCACTGGCGGAACAGTCGACTTTGGTCCACCAATCGCAGGTGAGCAGCTTCTGGCTGAACGTCGAGCCTATCGGGCAGAGGAACGAGGAGACCAGCACGTCGTGGCATACGTGGAACACTTGGCATCCGGCAACCTCGTCCGCGTAGTAACCTGCGGAAAATCGAATATTTTCCTCTGAATCTTACTCTGCTAAAGTAAGTTTCCGTAATGGCGACTATTACTCAATCGAAACTAGTTAGCCCATTACCCTAACGATCGACTTTTATCGTCCTCCTACCGATTAAACGTGTTTCCCCTTCCCCAGTT
It includes:
- the LOC143430688 gene encoding dynein axonemal heavy chain 10-like; the protein is MGATRLRGEDQDEDEAGEEKRDLTAPSFVQFYKSPDVERESKVKSKSVKMSVVSFDDRASRADRDTAEPPEKHVSIDQTKNEILRYLDKLIKNVEWTLEHIEGDILLTMPNIPELDDPNITDETLEKNKRVIEQLEEVLMSWGVHIEKVLESFQIRMPQGKGPLAECDYWQDRETGLLMLVEQLKTPVAKRILQLLNKMLSPIASNFEYFYSDLWRVYTEARDNNRFLLTVTRHLKLMTESDCFRTINRAIPPLTEGLRMIWILSGYYSNEEKMMGLLERISWQLCQSVVNHLSIHDLFKKPLNVILRKTGEGRAMLKSWKQSYLKNREDIELSGKGTRWEFDQNRLFKGTEYIAEVCDGLNQVAGVLQDFHNIFGDYLKSIISDPAQIDTIIKRVDRLMVPILDADYNIFDEFNKENWEATMSLFYEEVHYLENEAKFFIDECFMVLINAEDALKMLLKFKETKTRATIRKQLLRKFDVIMQQFSKEVSIVEGLFNRGKRRPPLLTYHPPMAGAIYWVRQLFHRLRRPVLTLQNVPELKHSKLKVLAFGQYYEIAKQMKGYEEFKFQSWADRAQFVVMNTMKRSILRMVRSEPDKGLLTFPDAEKLQSAKNLETIHISKKARNKDFGSPGSTPQGSLQKTEPAISKPSIGD
- the LOC143430689 gene encoding uncharacterized protein LOC143430689 encodes the protein MPTTLPALCVVTLVLCNVHGSLEHGIPRRSFLSRRAIDGTRGRKYFDPEDEGAFDSYGSAGGQYDPYQEKTDLSDIRRNVPGEPGIDYPAYTTLPQTGFTCEGRSRGYYADEVAGCQVFHVCHDVLVSSFLCPIGSTFSQKLLTCDWWTKVDCSASGKYIDVNRNSYQQDDDEMIRNAYAMISLQSGTDVTKDGLVDPDRTGIVVDYQRSPPPIIDYSPVDANGNDLKANFEDYPRPVSRDFLPPYQLKGKKFEHSRNYQEKFYPGDKSGSPYEDSPIVRVQKINDPQRKKNEFTDQFQPSYAPTVPTVTTTTRRFYSPTVPTTFRPSTLAYNKLDQVIDSSDYYFSRSRTKSFVTPPTRVFSNDDDHSFRQESYEDDYEDSDSEESRSLGQSRERFQVRVADFDSNRTGALNGTSPLSAVYRNDGTVDEFETRGSIGLGQALRQSFREISVQDQNPANHETKEQFEQSIEPPSADSYKTGEPRQRETTERYQRNDQREKKADREEISGDATNVFNVPSTTPSVIESTIKASTTSTRDTLGSSVSLNGPSDRYNETNVDPELSNDPHTSRPAELLKPLEKTKFQIKVPDLSEVPSLLIRYSTLHDGPYSGTKSTYSDEYVEQPSTSSPDENLGATSNHANAGPSGDPEQLDNYFNLNSGETDVEQRTANYSSGVSSTVKPFEENSSESTWRAVTPRNAEEPKIESEKSDIEASTAVNAFFGSIRPETLKQIEETIEKNNSPYQVTLTVNKGEDLVPSGEDLISKLVAQHGKETSTLNDKEHRLEVIKSVEPEIHRMPEVVGEMEKMDTTAMRTAVENGDQSRLFGNDSTNTVSLLQLMSELLKLDRVPRPFSIAGTLVAAEPKSHSRVERIDPRESSTFLPRSKEEILGELAQNFGQPVYGKEGGPETTEATTASTVLATTSTPKTLATLTTESAKTVVKTEFLPSIGFSLDTDEGREEYVEAVLGGLIEPQTAESEKKETILKRNETLGKI